CGTGTGGAAGCGTGGCGACACGTGGAGCTGAGAGATACTAATCGGTCGAACACTTAACCACAAATCACATTGGATGTCGTTTCTGGTTTTGAAGGAATATAGAAGATGAAAAACTATTGCTTTTTTTTTCCACTCTGCTATAATTAAAGGTGTAAAAAGAAATGAATAACTGTCTAGTGACGATGGCGAAGAGGCCACACCCGTTCCCATGCCGAACACGGAAGTTAAGCTCTTCAGCGCCGATGGTAATGGGGTTTCCCTGTGAGAGTAGGACGTCGCTGGGCAACAATGAAAAAACAGCATTCAAATCAATGCTGTTTTTTTGTTTTTAATTTGGAGAACGGCAAATAAGCTGTTCTTTTTTTTTGATCGCTGCAAAAGAAACGCACACAACCCTTGTTCCTTTTCATCAGTAATTTAGTGTGTTATTTTTGTTCTAACATTTTTTTAGATTAACACTAGGTTTGAGGAGACTGAGGGAGGAGATAACATGTTTGAGAACAGCTTTGTGATGGCAGCGATTATTTTAGTCATTAATGTCGTGTATGTTTCTTTTTTTACGATGAGAATGATTTTAACATTGAAGGGCTTTCGATACACGGCAGCTTTTGTTAGTATGATTGAAGTCCTCATTTATATTGTTGGTTTAGGCCTTGTGCTAGAAAATTTAAATCAAATACAAAATATCATCGCCTATGCGGTAGGATTTGGTCTAGGAGTTATGGCTGGAATGAAAATTGAAGAAAAACTTGCGCTTGGTTATACTACTGTACATGTGACGATGTCCACAATTGATGAAGGGATGCCTAATTTACTAAGAGAAAATGGTTACGGTGTAACAAGTTGGATTGCGCGCGGCCGTTCGGGAGAAAGGATGGTCATGCAAATTCTTACACCAAGGAAGTCTGAGCGAAGACTTTATGAACTAATTCAAAAGGTTGAGCCAAAAGCATTCATCATTTCCTATGAACCGCGGACAATCCATGGTGGTTTCTGGGTAAAAGCAGTAAAGGGGTTGCAAAAGCGTGCCGCAGAAGAAAAAATTTGAGTTGCTTGAACATGAATCGATTGAGGAATGTCTTGAACGCATGAAAAAGGAAGGCTATTCGCCTGTACGACGTATTGAGAAGCCAATTTTTAAAGAAAAGGGAAAAAAGGGAGAACCACAATATTTTAGACAGAGTATTATTTTTGAGGGGATAAAAAAGTAAAAAAACCGAACAATGTAAAAAAGCATACTAATAATCGTTCGATTTTTATTGACAGATTAAAAACAACATTGTTAAGATAGACTAGGAATAAGAGCGATGGCCTCATATATGTTTGGGAATAGGGCCCAAATGTTTCTACCTGACAACCGTAAATTGTTGGACTATGAGGGGAAAGCTTTCTGTTTAGACTTGTTTTGTTGTTTAAATAGAACGGTTTGGCAAAGCCCCAGTTGAACACTTTCTCTAAACAATAGAGAAGATTGTTTCTCTGTGGCTTTTTTAATTTCAAAGCTTCGCTTTATGAAGGGAGCATTAGCATAATTATGGAACCACTAGTTGGTGTAATAATGGGAAGCACATCTGATTGGGAAACAATGAAAAAAGCTTGTGATGTGTTGGAGGAACTTGGTATCTCTTATGAAAAAAAAGTTGTTTCAGCTCATCGTACACCGGATTATATGTTTCAATATGCCGAAACAGCGAGGGGACGGGGACTAAAGGTAATTATAGCCGGAGCCGGTGGGGCAGCTCATTTGCCTGGCATGGTCGCGGCAAAAACGACGCTGCCTGTAATCGGTGTTCCTATGAAATCAAGGACATTAAACGGCATTGATTCGTTGTTATCGATTGTTCAAATGCCTGGCGGTGTACCTGTCGCAACAGTGTCTATCGGGGAAGCAGGCGCTACAAACGCGGGATTGCTTGCGGCTGAAATTCTTGGCGCATTCGATCCAAACGTTGCGAAAAGGCTTGAACAGCGAAGAAAACAGTTAGAAGAAAAAGTAATGGAAAGCAGTGAACAATTGTGAAGGGTAAAATGATACTTCCAGGTCAGACAATTGGGATATTGGGCGGAGGCCAACTTGGGCGTATGATGGCCATTGCAGCAAAAGAAATGGGCTATAACATTGCCGTTCTTGAACCGAACGAGAACTCTTCATGTGCGCAGGTTGCCGATGTCGAGGTCATCACAGCTTATGATGATTTGAATGGGGCGAAGCAGCTAGCTGATGCGAGTCATGTGATTACCTATGAATTTGAAAATATTAACGGCCAAACGGCAAAATGGCTTGAAGAGAATGCTTATTTGCCGCAAGGAAGCCAGTTGCTTACGATAACGCAGGACAGAAAAATAGAAAAGAAGGCAATAAATGAAGCAGGAATCGAAACAGTCCCTTACAAAGCTGTTGCATCTAAAACCGATTTACATTCAGCAGCTGATGAATTAGGTTTTCCGTCTGTTTTAAAAACGGCGAGGGGCGGCTATGACGGAAAGGGACAAGTTGTGTTGCGCGGGGAATCAGATTTTCCTGAAGCGTTGCAGTTATTAAAAAATAATGAATGTGTCCTGGAAAAATGGCTCGCTTTTGAGAAAGAGCTATCCGTCATCGTAACGAGAAGTGTAACAGGAGAAACAGCTGCCTTCCCTGTTGCAGAAAATATTCATGTAAACAATATTTTGCATCAAAGCATTGTTCCTGCAAAAATTTCAAAGGATATTGAAGAAAAGGCGAAGAAAATTGCGTTGCATTTAGCGGATGCCTTTCACCTAGTTGGCACACTTGCGGTTGAAATGTTCCTATCAACAGAAGGCGAATTATTTGTGAATGAGCTTGCGCCAAGACCGCACAATTCTGGACATTATACGATTGATGCGTGTGAGACATCGCAATTTCAGCAGCATATCCGTGCGGTTTGCGGATGGCCGCTTGGAAGGACAGAGTTATTAAAGCCTGTCGTCATGGTAAACATTCTAGGCCAGCATGTTGAAAAAACACTTGCTTCCATTGATAAATTTAATGATTGCAAACTTCATTTATACGGAAAAGGCGAGGCAAAACACAACCGTAAAATGGGACATATCAATGTGTTGGCAGAAACGGTAGAGCAGGCACTTGAAAAAATAAAAGAGCTTCAAATTTGGACTGATTGAAGAGGAGAGTTCGTATGATTGACCGGTATACAAGGCCTGAAATGGGTAAGATTTGGACGGATGAAAATCGTTATAACGCTTGGCTTGAAGTCGAAATATTAGCATGTGAAGCATGGGCAGAGCTCGGTGAAATTCCTAAAGAAGATGCGCGTCTCATTCGTGAAAATGCTTCATTTGATGTCAAACGAATCCAAGAAATCGAGCAAGTGACCCGCCATGATGTTGTAGCCTTTACAAGGGCCGTATCGGAAACGCTTGGCGATGAGAAAAAATGGGTGCATTACGGGTTGACATCAACAGATGTTGTCGACACGGCTTTATCATATCTCATGAAACAAGCGAATGATATTTTACTGAAAGATATTGAGAACTTTATCGCTGTATTAAAAGCGAAAGCACAAGAACATAAGTATACCGTGATGATGGGGCGGACGCATGGCGTCCATGCTGAGCCGACAACATTCGGTTTAAAGTTGGCTTTATGGCATGAAGAAATGAAGCGGAATTTGGAACGATTTAAACAGGCGGCTGAAACAGTCCGTGTCGGCAAGCTTTCAGGTGCGGTCGGCACATATGCAAACATTGACCCGTTTGTTGAACAATACGTCTGCGAAAAGTTAGGTTTAAACCCATCGCCAATTTCTACACAAACTTTACAGCGCGACAGGCATGCTCATTACATGAGTACTCTTGCTCTTATCGCTTCATCCATCGAAAAGTTTGCAACTGAAATCCGCGGCTTGCAAAAGTCAGAGACACGGGAAGTGGAAGAATTTTTTGCCAAAGGGCAAAAAGGGTCCTCTGCCATGCCGCACAAACGCAACCCGATTGGTTCGGAAAACATGTCAGGGATCGCTCGCGTAATCCGTGGCCATATGTTGACAGCATTTGAAAATATACCGCTCTGGCATGAACGGGATATTTCCCATTCATCCGCTGAACGGATTATTTTGCCGGACGCTACAATCGCGTTGAATTACATGCTAAACCGCTTTGCAAACATTGTAAAAAATTTAACTGTATTTCCTGAAAATATGAAACGAAATATGGATCGGACATTTGGATTAATTTACTCGCAGCGTGTTTTGCTGAGCTTGATTGATAAAGGCATGTCGAGGGAAGAAGCATACGATCTCGTCCAGCCGAAGGCGATGGAAGCGTGGGAGACACAAGTCCAGTTCCGTGAACTTGTTGAAAAAGAACCGCGCATCACCGAACTTTTATCTGCTGAAGAAATCGCAGACTGTTTTGATTATCGCTATCATCTACAGAACGTTGACCTTATTTTTGAGCGATTAGGATTGGATAAATAAAAATCTTAGGAGGGAAAGCGATGAATATGCAAGGAGAACCAACTGCCGAACAAATTAAAGAAGAAAAGCTTTACCGTGAAATGGGTTTAAGTGATGCGGAATATGAAAAAGCGGCTGAAATGATTGGACACTTGCCTAACTACACAGAGACCGGATTGTTTTCTGTCATGTGGTCTGAACATTGCAGCTACAAAAGCTCAAAACCAGTATTGAAAAAATTTCCTGTCGAAGGAAAGCGTGTCATTCAAGGGCCTGGAGAAGGCGCGGGCGTTGTTGGCATCGGCGATAACCAAGCTGTTGTTTTCAAAATTGAAAGCCATAACTCGCCTTCAGCTGTCGAACCTTATCACGGTGCGGCAACAGGTGTCGGCGGTATTTTGCGTGACGTGTTCTCAATGGGAGCAAGACCAATCGCTGCATTGAACTCCCTCCGTTTTGGAGAGTTGGATTCCAGCCATGTCCAATATTTATTTGAAAATGCGGTAAAAGGCATGGCTGATTACGGCAATTCGATGGGTGTTCCAATGGTTGGCGGCGAAGTCCAGTTCGATAAAGCATACGAAGGCAATCCGCTTGTGAATGCGATGATCGTTGGGTTGATTGAACATGACGAACTTACGAAAGGCTTGGCTTCAGGTGTTGGCAACAGTGTCATGTACGTTGGCGGCGATACTGGAAGAGATGGGATTCACGGTGCAACCTTCTCCTCAGCAGAATTAGCGGATGACGATTCAGAGGGCGTTTTTGTAAAGGGCGATCCTGAGCTT
This is a stretch of genomic DNA from Pueribacillus theae. It encodes these proteins:
- a CDS encoding DUF2179 domain-containing protein, coding for MFENSFVMAAIILVINVVYVSFFTMRMILTLKGFRYTAAFVSMIEVLIYIVGLGLVLENLNQIQNIIAYAVGFGLGVMAGMKIEEKLALGYTTVHVTMSTIDEGMPNLLRENGYGVTSWIARGRSGERMVMQILTPRKSERRLYELIQKVEPKAFIISYEPRTIHGGFWVKAVKGLQKRAAEEKI
- a CDS encoding NETI motif-containing protein, which encodes MPQKKKFELLEHESIEECLERMKKEGYSPVRRIEKPIFKEKGKKGEPQYFRQSIIFEGIKK
- the purE gene encoding 5-(carboxyamino)imidazole ribonucleotide mutase encodes the protein MEPLVGVIMGSTSDWETMKKACDVLEELGISYEKKVVSAHRTPDYMFQYAETARGRGLKVIIAGAGGAAHLPGMVAAKTTLPVIGVPMKSRTLNGIDSLLSIVQMPGGVPVATVSIGEAGATNAGLLAAEILGAFDPNVAKRLEQRRKQLEEKVMESSEQL
- the purK gene encoding 5-(carboxyamino)imidazole ribonucleotide synthase; translated protein: MILPGQTIGILGGGQLGRMMAIAAKEMGYNIAVLEPNENSSCAQVADVEVITAYDDLNGAKQLADASHVITYEFENINGQTAKWLEENAYLPQGSQLLTITQDRKIEKKAINEAGIETVPYKAVASKTDLHSAADELGFPSVLKTARGGYDGKGQVVLRGESDFPEALQLLKNNECVLEKWLAFEKELSVIVTRSVTGETAAFPVAENIHVNNILHQSIVPAKISKDIEEKAKKIALHLADAFHLVGTLAVEMFLSTEGELFVNELAPRPHNSGHYTIDACETSQFQQHIRAVCGWPLGRTELLKPVVMVNILGQHVEKTLASIDKFNDCKLHLYGKGEAKHNRKMGHINVLAETVEQALEKIKELQIWTD
- the purB gene encoding adenylosuccinate lyase, producing MIDRYTRPEMGKIWTDENRYNAWLEVEILACEAWAELGEIPKEDARLIRENASFDVKRIQEIEQVTRHDVVAFTRAVSETLGDEKKWVHYGLTSTDVVDTALSYLMKQANDILLKDIENFIAVLKAKAQEHKYTVMMGRTHGVHAEPTTFGLKLALWHEEMKRNLERFKQAAETVRVGKLSGAVGTYANIDPFVEQYVCEKLGLNPSPISTQTLQRDRHAHYMSTLALIASSIEKFATEIRGLQKSETREVEEFFAKGQKGSSAMPHKRNPIGSENMSGIARVIRGHMLTAFENIPLWHERDISHSSAERIILPDATIALNYMLNRFANIVKNLTVFPENMKRNMDRTFGLIYSQRVLLSLIDKGMSREEAYDLVQPKAMEAWETQVQFRELVEKEPRITELLSAEEIADCFDYRYHLQNVDLIFERLGLDK